A genome region from Musa acuminata AAA Group cultivar baxijiao chromosome BXJ3-5, Cavendish_Baxijiao_AAA, whole genome shotgun sequence includes the following:
- the LOC103984476 gene encoding cytochrome P450 86A2, producing MEVATVLVVVACMVAYVVWFTRLASGLRGPRVWPVVGSLPGLIQHSERMHEWISDNLRGTGGTYQTCICALPRLARRQGLVTVTCDPRNLEHVLKNRFDNYPKGPTWHAVFLDLLGDGIFNSDGDTWLFQRKTAALEFTTRTLRTAMSRWVGHSIHLRLLPILKESTAVDLQDLLLRLTFDNICGLAFGKDPETLAPGLPENAFATAFDRATEASLRRFIFPEFVWRFKKWLQVGLEATLSRSVAHVDCYLSAIIKARKLELRDGRNYDDLLSRFMKKGTYTDSFLQHVVLNFILAGRDTSSVALCWFFWLVSTYPAVEHRILLELAAVLGESRGSDPSAWLASPLAFEEIDALVYLKAALSETLRLYPSVPEDSKYVMADDVLPDGTFVPAGSSVTYSIYSAGRMKSVWGDDCLEFRPDRWLSPDGKRFEPHDSFKFVAFNAGPRVCLGKDLAYLQMKSIAAAVLLRHRLRVAPGHRVEQKMSLTLFMKNGLRMDVQDRDLTAMADELRTTRQPPEVVPPAEAAAATA from the coding sequence ATGGAGGTGGCGACGGTGCTGGTGGTGGTCGCGTGCATGGTCGCCTACGTGGTGTGGTTCACGCGGCTCGCATCGGGACTGCGCGGTCCGCGCGTGTGGCCGGTGGTGGGCAGCCTCCCCGGTCTCATCCAGCACTCGGAGCGAATGCACGAGTGGATCTCCGACAACCTACGCGGCACCGGCGGCACGTACCAGACCTGCATCTGCGCGCTCCCCCGCCTCGCGCGCCGGCAAGGGCTGGTGACGGTGACGTGCGACCCGCGCAACCTGGAGCACGTCCTCAAGAACCGATTCGACAACTACCCGAAGGGCCCCACGTGGCACGCCGTCTTCCTCGACCTCCTCGGCGACGGCATCTTCAACTCCGACGGTGATACCTGGTTGTTCCAACGCAAGACCGCCGCGCTCGAGTTCACCACCCGTACCCTCCGAACCGCCATGTCGCGGTGGGTCGGCCACTCCATCCACCTCCGCCTCCTCCCCATCCTCAAGGAGTCCACCGCCGTCGATCTCCAGGACCTGCTCCTCCGGCTCACTTTCGACAACATCTGCGGCCTGGCCTTCGGCAAGGACCCCGAGACGCTCGCCCCGGGCCTCCCTGAGAACGCCTTCGCCACCGCCTTCGACCGTGCCACCGAGGCCAGCCTCCGTCGCTTCATCTTCCCGGAGTTCGTCTGGCGGTTCAAGAAGTGGCTCCAAGTCGGCTTGGAGGCCACGCTCTCCCGCAGCGTCGCCCACGTCGACTGCTATCTATCGGCCATCATCAAGGCCCGCAAGCTGGAGCTCAGGGACGGCCGGAACTACGACGACCTCCTCTCGCGGTTCATGAAGAAGGGCACCTACACCGACTCCTTTCTCCAGCACGTGGTGCTCAACTTCATCCTCGCCGGCCGCGACACCTCCTCCGTCGCCCTCTGCTGGTTCTTCTGGCTCGTCTCCACCTACCCGGCCGTCGAGCACCGCATCCTGCTCGAGCTCGCCGCCGTCCTCGGGGAATCCCGCGGCAGCGATCCCAGCGCGTGGCTTGCCTCCCCGCTCGCGTTCGAGGAGATCGACGCACTCGTCTACCTCAAAGCAGCCCTGTCCGAGACACTCCGGCTGTACCCGTCCGTCCCCGAGGACTCCAAGTACGTCATGGCCGACGACGTCCTCCCCGACGGCACATTCGTGCCCGCGGGCTCCTCAGTCACGTACTCCATCTACTCCGCGGGGCGGATGAAATCCGTGTGGGGAGACGACTGCCTCGAGTTCCGACCGGACCGATGGCTCTCGCCGGACGGGAAGCGGTTCGAACCGCACGACTCGTTCAAGTTCGTCGCCTTCAACGCAGGACCACGGGTCTGCCTCGGAAAGGACCTCGCGTACCTGCAGATGAAGTCCATCGCCGCTGCCGTGCTGCTAAGGCACCGCCTGAGAGTCGCCCCCGGCCACCGCGTCGAGCAGAAGATGTCGCTCACCTTGTTCATGAAGAACGGGCTAAGGATGGACGTACAGGATCGCGACCTCACCGCTATGGCCGATGAGCTCCGCACCACTCGGCAGCCGCCGGAGGTGGTGCCGCCTGCTGAGGCTGCGGCGGCAACAGCATGA
- the LOC135637719 gene encoding U-box domain-containing protein 33-like, giving the protein MEASHGRALSSNVSEIEEEAPAMEEEDMVYVAVPAEYKAGKSAFFWAIQNTSRDQPIVLAHVHTPAQLIPMLGGKFPASSLKQQQVNAYRMLEKEKMNKSLNGYITISSQLKRKVEKVVIEMDDIAKGLVELIERHRITKLVMGAAADKHYSKKMKEIKSKTAISVKQRANPSCRIWFVCKEKLICTSEPSSDASRILQSPMTSRSSTYSQCEQLRSPDSFLRQNESFNWHGSHIQDLPVHASTNSNGGRNVAALSFPLPVELPIPQSRVSMGGSPSDPWAGISRSSQSSCRSSSTNYEEISNFSMLSLANYEEAEAGSVILTSVHDSEKDLPSAPSHHYLEDLGSDGVVYNKLQEAMKEAENLKNEAYEESCKRRKAELNAVLAFQKAKASENLYTKEVRLRKEIEEAFAREKLEVEKLKSQHYEISKRLQNAIEQKLELDLKISESEHVAKEYDRKLTEAHHLLCSLQSDYDLLQQERDKVVKEAEELLQKRQQTSSISGAFSLEFSSLELMQATENFSNSLKIGEGGFGCVYKGFIRNTAVAIKLLHQQSMQGQSEFHQEVTVLSRVRHPNLVTLIGACPEIFALVYEFLPNGSLEDCLAYTNSSAPLTWQVRTRIIVEICSALIFLHSNNPHPVVHGDLKPDNILLDANFVSKIGDFGICRFLKQSNTSTTLCCQTNPKGTFLYMDPEYFLTGELTPQSDVYAFGIIILRLLTGKSPLRIARDVQEAVDNGDLHAIIDKSAGNWPFVQANQLAHLGLRCSEMSRKNRPDLTQEVWRIVEPMVKAASLSVSSLSLRSFSCDNSRIPSYFICPIFQETMNDPHIAADGFTYEAEAIKGWIDSGHDTSPMTNLKLPNCELIPNHALRSAIQEWLQQQQQQI; this is encoded by the exons ATGGAGGCGAGCCACGGCCGGGCACTTAGCAGCAACGTGAGCGAGATCGAGGAGGAGGCGCCGGCGATGGAAGAGGAAGACATGGTCTACGTCGCGGTGCCGGCGGAGTACAAGGCCGGGAAGTCCGCTTTTTTCTGGGCGATTCAGAACACCTCGAGGGACCAGCCCATCGTCCTCGCCCACGTCCACACCCCGGCGCAGCTGATTCCCATGC TGGGTGGCAAGTTTCCTGCAAGCTCGCTCAAGCAACAGCAAGTTAATGCTTATAGGATGTTGGAGAAAGAAAAGATGAATAAGAGTTTAAATGGCTACATCACTATAAGTTCACAATTGAAG CGAAAAGTGGAGAAGGTGGTGATTGAGATGGATGATATTGCAAAAGGGCTTGTTGAGCTCATCGAACGACACCGGATCACCAAACTCGTCATGGGAGCAGCAGCAGATAAGCATTACTCCAA GAAAATGAAAGAGATTAAATCCAAGACAGCAATCAGTGTGAAGCAACGAGCTAATCCATCATGCAGGATATGGTTTGTTTGCAAAGAGAAATTGATTTGCACCAG TGAACCTAGTTCAGATGCATCTCGGATATTACAATCACCTATGACTAGCCGAAGCTCCACATACAGCCAATGTGAACAGTTGAGATCACCAGATTCATTCTTAAGACAAAATGAATCATTTAATTGGCATGGAAGCCATATCCAAGATCTGCCCGTGCATGCATCTACTAATTCTAATGGAGGTAGAAATGTGGCAGCATTGTCATTTCCCTTGCCTGTTGAGCTTCCAATTCCTCAAAGTAGAGTAAGTATGGGGGGGAGTCCATCTGATCCATGGGCAGGAATTTCAAGGAGTTCTCAGAGTTCATGTCGTTCATCATCAACAAACTATGAGGAAATTAGCAACTTCAGTATGTTATCATTGGCCAATTATGAAGAGGCTGAAGCTGGGTCAGTGATCTTAACTTCAGTGCATGATTCCGAGAAGGATCTCCCTTCTGCACCTTCCCATCATTATCTT GAAGATCTGGGGTCAGATGGTGTTGTGTATAATAAACTTCAAGAAGCCATGAAAGAGGCTGAGAACTTGAAGAATGAGGCTTATGAAGAATCCTGCAAGCGCCGAAAAGCTGAACTGAATGCAGTTTTAGCTTTCCAAAAG GCCAAAGCATCAGAGAATTTATACACGAAGGAGGTGAGACTCAGGAAAGAAATCGAGGAAGCATTTGCAAGGGAAAAGTTGGAAGTAGAAAAGCTAAAGAGTCAACACTATGAAATTTCTAAACGTCTCCAAAATGCAATCGAACAAAAGTTGGAATTGGATCTTAAGATTTCTGAATCTGAACATGTTGCCAAAGAGTATGACAGAAAACTCACAGAGGCGCATCATCTTCTCTGTTCTCTTCAATCAGACTATGATTTGTTGCAGCAAGAGCGTGATAAAGTAGTTAAAGAAGCTGAAGAGCTACTTCAGAAGAGACAGCAGACATCTAGCATTTCTGGGGCTTTCAGCTTGGAGTTCTCCTCGTTGGAGCTTATGCAAGCAACTGAAAACTTCAGCAACTCATTGAAGATTGGAGAAGGTGGATTTGGATGTGTATACAAGGGCTTTATTCGCAACACAGCTGTCGCTATAAAGTTGCTGCATCAACAAAGTATGCAAGGCCAATCTGAGTTCCATCAAGAG GTGACTGTCCTCAGCAGGGTGAGGCACCCAAACCTTGTCACTCTTATTGGTGCTTGCCCGGAGATCTTTGCTCTAGTCTATGAGTTCCTCCCTAATGGAAGCCTCGAAGACTGTCTTGCCTACACGAACAGCTCTGCACCCCTCACATGGCAGGTCCGCACACGTATCATCGTGGAGATATGCTCTGCTCTGATCTTTCTTCATTCAAACAATCCCCATCCTGTCGTCCATGGTGACCTCAAGCCTGACAACATTCTTCTGGATGCCAACTTTGTGAGTAAGATTGGTGACTTTGGCATCTGCCGTTTCCTCAAACAGTCCAATACCAGCACCACTCTCTGTTGCCAGACAAATCCCAAAGGCACCTTTTTATACATGGACCCTGAATATTTCCTTACAGGAGAGCTCACACCACAATCCGATGTTTACGCCTTTGGAATCATAATCCTACGCCTCTTGACAGGGAAATCTCCCCTGCGCATTGCAAGAGATGTACAGGAAGCTGTGGATAATGGAGACTTGCATGCAATTATTGATAAATCTGCTGGAAACTGGCCTTTTGTGCAAGCAAACCAATTGGCACATTTGGGCCTAAGATGCTCAGAGATGAGTAGGAAGAACCGACCAGATCTTACCCAAGAGGTATGGAGAATAGTTGAGCCTATGGTGAAGGCAGCTTCATTGTCTGTGTCATCACTGTCACTTAGGTCATTCTCCTGTGACAACAGCCGCATACCTTCTTACTTCATCTGTCCGATCTTCCAG GAGACAATGAATGATCCACATATAGCAGCAGATGGCTTCACTTATGAAGCTGAAGCTATAAAAGGCTGGATCGACAGCGGTCATGATACATCACCTATGACAAACTTGAAGCTTCCAAACTGCGAGCTTATTCCGAATCATGCACTACGTTCAGCCATTCAAGAATGGCTtcagcagcaacaacagcaaatctga
- the LOC135637720 gene encoding aquaporin PIP1-1-like, which produces MEGKEEDVKLGANKFSERQPIGTAAQDKDYKEPPPAPLFEPGELKSWSFYRAGIAEFMATFLFLYITILTVMGVVKSNSKCSTVGIQGIAWAFGGMIFALVYCTAGISGGHINPAVTFGLFLARKLSLTRAVFYMVMQCLGAICGAGVVKGFQKGVYESNGGGANVVASGYSKGDGLGAEIVGTFILVYTVFSATDAKRNARDSHVPLLAPLPIGFAVFLVHLATIPITGTGINPARSLGAAIIYNKDHAWDDHWIFWVGPFIGAALAAIYHQVVIRAIPFKNRS; this is translated from the exons ATGGAGGGGAAGGAGGAGGATGTGAAGCTTGGAGCCAACAAGTTCTCGGAGAGGCAGCCCATCGGGACAGCAGCTCAGGACAAGGACTACAAGGAGCCACCACCAGCCCCTCTCTTTGAGCCAGGAGAACTCAAGTCATGGTCCTTCTACCGGGCTGGAATCGCAGAGTTCATGgccaccttcctcttcctctacatCACCATCCTTACCGTCATGGGGGTGGTCAAGTCCAACAGCAAGTGCTCCACCGTCGGCATCCAAGGAATTGCCTGGGCCTTTGGAGGCATGATCTTTGCTTTGGTCTACTGCACTGCTGGCATCTCCG gtggCCATATCAACCCTGCTGTGACGTTTGGGCTGTTCCTGGCGCGGAAGCTGTCCCTCACAAGGGCTGTCTTCTACATGGTGATGCAGTGCCTGGGTGCCATCTGCGGAGCTGGTGTGGTGAAGGGGTTCCAGAAGGGCGTCTATGAAAGCAACGGTGGCGGAGCCAACGTGGTGGCCTCTGGCTACTCCAAGGGTGACGGCCTGGGTGCCGAGATTGTCGGCACCTTCATCCTTGTCTACACAGTCTTCTCTGCTACCGACGCCAAGCGGAATGCCAGGGACTCCCATGTGCCT CTCCTTGCTCCCTTGCCTATTGGATTTGCTGTTTTCCTGGTTCACCTGGCAACCATCCCCATCACCGGCACTGGCATCAACCCAGCTCGGAGCCTGGGAGCTGCCATCATCTACAACAAGGACCATGCCTGGGATGACCAT TGGATCTTCTGGGTTGGTCCCTTCATTGGAGCTGcccttgctgccatctaccaccagGTAGTCATCAGAGCCATCCCCTTCAAGAACAGATCCTGA